The following is a genomic window from Thaumasiovibrio subtropicus.
TACTCAGTTGCAGGTTGAGGTTGATGTCTGGGTGTCGCAGAGAGAATTGCGCGAAGATCGGGCTGAGCACGGTGGTCGTTAAGTTGACGGGGGCCAATACCGTGATGTCGCCAGTGAGGCTTTTTACGTCCTGCTTAAGCTGTTCAATGGCAGATTGCGCGGTCAGTAGATGATATCGCGTCTGATTGACAAGCATTTCTCCTTCTGCGGTGAGGCTGAAGTGATGGCTATTACGATTGAGTAAGCGGCAGCCAATATTGTCTTCTAAATGCTGAATACGTCGACTTAAGGTGGATGAGGGGAGCTTTAGCGTTTGTGCCGTTTTCTTCAAGCTCCCTGCTTCTGCGGCCGTGATGAGCAATGCAATGTCATCTAACATTCGCTTGATTCCATTTATGGGTTTTATCCTTCTATTAGAATCAATAGATTCATTAATTGCAATCTTCTAATCTGGCTGAGTCTAAGGTTTATTCAAACAAAAGGAGTATGGGATGAAGCATCGGATACTGTTTACCGTCATCATGTCGGGCTTGTTGTCGTTGCTGATGACGCTATGGGTGACTTATCTCAATCTTGGTATGGTGGCGACATTTGTCAGTGCGTGGATGAATGCGTTTACGAAAGCTTGGCCAGCGGCATTTGTGGTGTCTTTCTTTCTCTCACCCTTTGCACAGCAGGTGACTCGGTGGCTGTTAGATTGACACAGATAGAAAAAACCTCCCACCAGGGAGGTTTTTGCTATTCATGACAAGTGAACAGTTAGAAAGTGTAGCTGTATTGTGCACCGAACAGAAGCGCGTTTGCACGGGTTGTTGCGCTAATGGTAGTACCAATTGCTGAGGTCTCTTTCACCGCCACGTCTTTACCGATCAGGTAGGTCGCACCGAAGTCGAAGGTTGATTGCTCGCTGAGGTGGTAGCTAAAGCCGGCAGAGAACCAGTTACGGTCTGAATCAGGCACAGAGATAGAGGTGATTTCGTCTTGTGCACTGGTGTCGTACATGTAGCCCGCGCGCAGTGTCCAAGAACTGTTTAAGTAGTAAGTACCACCGATAGAGTAGTGCCAGCCGTTTTGCCACTCGTAGGTGTTGATATGCTCACCAGAGGCGGTTTCTAGCTTATCGAAGGCTTTCCAGCCGATCCATTGCACAGAGTAGTGTACCGCGAACTGGTCTGCGACTTTGTGGTAGCCCGAGAATTCTGCCATATCAGGTAGCGGTACGACTAATTTGTTGAATTCCGTCATTCCACCCGTAGCAGGGTTAATCTTTTGTACTTTGCCCTCTGCTTCAAGTTCAGGACTGTAGCGGTAAGAGAAACCGAAACGGTTGTCTTCGTCGTGCTCGTAGACAACACCGAGGTTAAAGCCAAGGGCATAGCCATCCGCATCAACATCAAGTAGTGGCGTGTCTGGAAGACTGATAAGGCCAGCTTGCGGGTGTTGAGCGAAGAGATCCGCAGAGCGTTTTAGTTCACCTTTACCATAGATAACGTCCAAGCCACCACCGATGCTCCACTGCTCATCAATGCGATAGGCAAGGCTCAAACCAAGGTTGAAACTTTTTAGATCTGTCAGGCCACCAAATTCGTTGGCTGGGTAGTCTGCAGAGAACTCAGTTTTGGTACCGAAGTTACTGTACAACGAGACACCCGCAGTGAACTGGTCATTAATTGGTGCAATGAAATAGAGGTTAGGTGCCACAGAAGTACCACCGATCTCTTCATCATTCAGCGAAGAGGGCTGACCAAGAACGTTGGTGTAGTTTGCCCCTTTCACCTTGATGTCAGTTTTTAAAACGATGCCGCCCAACGAGAGAGCCTTGCTATCAAATAGGCTCATTGCCGCAGCGTTACGTGACATCACTGAGGCATTGTCAGCAATAACGGCATCACCAGCAAAAGCACGGCCAAGGCCAGTTGCTGATTGAGAATTTAATTGGAAACCAGCGGCAAAAACAGGCTGGCTCATTACTCCAACTACCGATAAGGCTAGTAGTGAGGGAGTAAACAGACGCTTCTTGTTCATTTTTTATCCTTTTATATTATTTTGAACTGCACTTTGTGACAATTCGCCGCAGATTGTAGGTATTTCGTTGCGGGCAACAAATCAGACCAGAAATGATATTTTTATAAATTGTTGGGATTTATGACCGATTTGGCGTTATCAGGAATGAAAATGGTGAAACTGATGCATTTTTTGGATAAAAAAAGACCGGATAATGCGCTTATCCGGCCAGTGCGTTGTATGAAGGCGTTGTTTTTGCTGGTTTTATATACTTTGTGACAAATTAGCGCGGATATTGTCGACGATAGGCGACAAAGGCTGCGCTTTTTCACCGACAACAATCAAGCTCGCGTTCTCCATTGGCATCACGACACCCTTATGGCGATCATCTTCAAAGCTGCTCATGTCTGGACTCGCTTGAGGCACTAAGAACACCGTGACTTCATGCCCTTTGCTTGTTTTCATCACTAAGTGCATAGCAGCAGTCTCACCAAAACCACAGTGGTTGACATAAGTGACTCTGCCGTCAACATTCAGATCATTTAACTGCTTACCAAAAGGGGCCAATTTCGCGTTCACTTGCGCTAGGGTGACGTTCTCATCAATCGCAGCAACGAACTCAGACTCATTGTTGACATGTTGAAGGGCAATTTGCTCAAGTGTGTTGGCATTCGCATCAGGCAGGGCGGCCGTCCAATTGAATTGACCCAACATAATGCCAAAGGCAAAGGCCACTGATGCAGCTAATGCAACATGGTAGCGGACATGGGTTCGCTGTGTTTTTTCATGGCCCGTTTGATGGAAAAGGACACGGTCGACTAACCCATCGGGCACTTCGACATCATTCAGTGCTTTGGCGATCTCTTTATCGAGTGCCTGCATCTCATCCGTAAAGGCTTGATGGCTAGGCGATTGCATCGCCGCTTTCAGCTCGGCATCGAGATCGTTCGGATCTGCCATCACTCGGCGACGGAATTCAAGCTCGTCCATTCTGGATACCCCCCTTTGCTTCTTGCTTTTCAAGCTGCTCTTTCAGTTGGTTGCGTGCTCTGAAAAGTCTTGTCATGACCGTATTGCGGTTGAGCCCTAAAATACTCGCAATTTCATCTCCACTGAAGCCAGACATGACTTGCAACACCAATGGCTCACGGTATTCAGGTGATAGGTTCATGATCATTTTTTGCAGTTGCGTCTGCTCAGCGTCACCTTCGCTCGATGCATTGGTATCGGCCACAGCATGATCTTCAATATCAACCAGTTCAAGTTGTTTGCGTTCAAATCGGCGAGCATTTTCCCGGCGGAGAATGGTGATCAGCCAGGATTTTGCCGCAGCGTCGTCTTGTAAACTATCGAGAGAGCGCCAAGCGCGTAAACAGGTTTCTTGCACAAGATCTTCCGCAATGTGCTGATCTTTACATAGCCAATACGCGTAGCGATACAAATCTCGATGCCAGGCTCGGACGAGAGCCTCGTAGCGTCTTTGCTTATTCATATCATCATTGACCGGGGTTGATGATGATTTCTTACCAAAAAATGCAATTCCCATCTGCATACCTATTATTTGCGAGATAGATCCGGGCTTTATCAATCGGAGAACTGATTAATAAAGATAAAATTGATCTGGTTCAAGTTCTGTCTCGCCATCCAAGATAATATAACTCCTGTCATCTAGCTGTGTGCGCTTACTTTACGCATTTACTCTAGAGTAAGTTGCTGTAGCACATACAGTTTGTTGAGCAAGATGACAACTTCCTTTTGAAGGCTGACTTTACTTTCTCCTATCAGGATTTACCTGATTTACAATTGGCTTTACGTTGATTGATTCTACGTAGATTGCTTTCCACGTAATTTTAGACCACACCCTTCGGTGTGGTTTTTTTTATCTGCTTTCAGCGTATTAACTAATTTGTAAACAATACTAAATCATTTCGTGACTTTCTAAACCCATTTCCCGCTTTTCTTGATACCTCAGCGCTTGCCTTGTCTCAGCTGGATGCCAAACGTGCAAAATTCGCTTCTTTAACGGGCAATCTGTCCGCTTGAATTTGATTAATCTGCCGTAGGTCACGGTTTTTTTAAACGCCCGTTTGAGTTATTTAACAACTTGGTTACAATTTGGAGGTCAGACCTGTTGCCTTAAAAGGAGGCCGTGTGAAGCATTCCCGTCAAGCATTGAAAACCGCCAGTGGTGATCGTGTTGCCATCGTGCAAGGGCTACGTACCCCCTTTGCTCGCCAATCAACCGCCTATACTGATGTGCCCGCTGTCGACCTAGGCAAGATGGTGGTCAATGAGCTGTTACAGCGCCACGATATCCCCGCTGGTTTGATTGATCAGGTGGTGTTTGGGCAGGTGATTCAGATGCCTGAAGCGCCAAATATTGCACGTGAAATAGTGCTTGGCACACAAATGGATGTGGCTACGGATGCCTACAGTGTGACGCGTGCTTGTGCAACGAGTTTTCAAGCGGTGGCCAATGTGGCCGAGAGTATTTTGTCCGGCACGATTGAATGCGGTATTGCAGGCGGGGCTGACTCCAGTTCTGTGCTTCCTATCGGCGTGTCGAAAAAGTTGGCCGCGTTGCTGTTGCAACTTTCTAAAGCGAGGAGCCTTAAACAGCGCCTTGCCGTGCTAAGCCAGATTCGCCCTAAAGATTTAGCGCCTGCACCGCCAGCGGTTGCCGAGTATTCAACTGGCTTGTCGATGGGGCAAACAGCGGAGCAGATGGCGAAAACACACAGCATCTCCCGTCACGATCAAGATGCGCTGGCTCATCGCTCTCATCAGCTTGCGGCTCAAGCATGGCGAGATAAATTGCTTGATGATGAGGTGATGGCGGCGTATGTCCCCCCTTTTAACGCGCCCTATCTTAGCGATAACAATATTCGCCACGATTCTGAATTAGCACAGTATGCCAAATTACGCCCCGCGTTTGACCGACGCCATGGCTCTGTGACAGCCGCCAACGCCACCCCTTTAACTGATGGTGCGGCGGCGGTGTTGCTGATGCGGGAGGATAAAGCAAAAGCGCTTGGCTATAAGCCTCTCGGGTATCTGCGCGCGTATGCGTTCTCGGCCATTGGCGTTGAGGTGGATATGTTAATGGGCCCTTCTTACGCCACGCCGATTGCACTTGATAGGGCTGGCGTCTCGTTGAGTGACCTGACCTTAATTGATATGCACGAGGCGTTTGCGGCTCAAACATTAGCGAACGTGAAAATGTTTGCTAGCAAGCAGTTTGCACAAGAAAAGTTAGGCCGTGCTGAGGCTATCGGCGAGATAGACATGGATAAGTTTAATGTGCTTGGTGGATCGATTGCTTATGGCCATCCATTTGCAGCGACGGGGGCGCGAATGATTACCCAAACACTTAACGAACTGCGCCGTCGTGGTGGAGGACTTGGCTTGACGACCGCTTGTGCAGCTGGTGGCCTTGGGGCAGCGATGATTCTGGAGGTAGAGCAATGAGTGCAACTGAGCAAGCAAACGTGTTTGATTGGAGACTGGATGACGACGGCATCGCTTGGATCTGTTTTGACGTTCCCAATGAGAAAATGAATACTCTGCAAGCCGAATTCGTCACAGAGATTGAAGCGCTATTAGATGACCTTGGCACTTCATCACCTAATGGGGCGGTGTTCTATTCCGGGAAGCCTGACAACTTCATTGCGGGTGCGGACATTCGCATGTTAGACCGCTGTGAAACCGCGGCTCAAGGCCAGCACATTGTCGAGTCTGGGCAGAAAATTTTTGACCGAATCGAAGCGCTACCCTATCCAGTCGTCGCGGCCATTCATGGGCCTTGCTTAGGAGGTGGGTTGGAACTAGCGATGGCCTGTCATTTCCGGGTTTGCAGTGATGATGATAAAACCCGCCTAGGGCTACCAGAAGTACAACTGGGATTGTTACCGGGTTCTGGCGGTACTCAACGTTTACCGCAACTGGTTGGCATTAGTACGGCATTGGATATGCTGCTGACAGGTAAGCAATTACGGGCGAAAAAAGCAAAGAAGGTGGGGTTAGTTGATGAATGCGTGCCGCAAACCATCTTGCATACCGTGGCTAAGCAGTTGGCGACGGGTGCCAAACGGACGAAAAAGAGAGGGTTCAAAGAGCGATTGCTAAGCGGTAACCCACTAGGGCGATCAGTGGTGTTTGATCAAGCACGAAAAAGTGTGCTGAAGAAAACACGCGGTAACTACCCAGCGCCGGAAGCGATTTTAGAGGTGGTGAAAGAAGGATTAGAACATGGCTATCAAGCGGGCTTGAAAGCCGAGTCACGTGCGTTTGGTGAGCTTGTTGTCACGCCTGAATCCCGAGCGTTAAGAGGTATTTTCTTCGCGACCACAGCGATGAAAAAAGACCCAGGAGCCGAGGCAAAACCACAAGCGGTTGAGCGTGTTGCCGTATTAGGCGGGGGATTGATGGGAGGAGGTATCGCCCATGTCACCGCGGCAAAGGCCAAACTTCCTGTGCGGATAAAAGATATTCATCCAGAAGGCATCAATAATGCGCTTGGCTATCACTACAAGCTTTTAGATAAGCGCCGTAAGAAGCGCATTTTATCGCGCGCTGAGGTGCAAAAACTAATGCATCAAGTGAGTGGTGACCTTGAGTATCGAGGGTTTAAACAAGCCAATGTTGTTATTGAAGCCGTGTTCGAAGACCTGACTTTGAAGCAGCAGATGGTCGCTGACATAGAAGCGACGATGATGGAAGAGACAATCTTTGCTTCGAATACCTCATCAATCCCAATCAGCGACATTGCAGCAAAGGCCAGTCGGCCAGAAAATGTTATTGGACTGCACTATTTTAGTCCGGTTGAGAAGATGCCACTGGCTGAAATTATTCCGCACCAAGGCACATCGGCGCAAACTATCGCCACCACTGTTGCACTGGCTAAAAAGCAGGGTAAAACGGCGATTGTGGTCAAAGACAGTGCGGGTTTTTATGTCAATCGAATATTGGCACCTTATATGAACGAGGCGGCATTGATGTTGCTTGAAGGAGAGCCGATTGAACACCTTGATGAGGCTTTGGTCGACTTTGGCATGCCTGTTGGGCCGATCACGTTACTTGATGAAGTCGGTATCGATATTGGCGCGAAAATTAGCCCCATTTTGACTGAGGCACTGGGTGAGCGCTTTCGTTCCCCACCTCTGTTTGACACCTTGCTACAGGATGGCCGAAAAGGGCGCAAAAGTAACAAAGGTTTCTATTCCTACAAAGGGAAAAAGAAGTCCGTGGATAAGTCCGTCTATCCGCTGCTATCGATATCACCGCAATCGATTCTGAACGCTGACGATATCGCCAAGCGCGCTGTCTATATGATGCTGAATGAAGCAGCGCGGTGTTTTGATGAAGGCGTTATCAGCTCTGCGCGAGATGGTGATATTGGCGCCATTTTCGGTATTGGCTTTCCCCCTTTCCTTGGTGGGCCGTTCCACTACATGGATAACATGGGGATCAATGAAATGGTTGTTGAACTACAAGTGTTAGCCAACAAATACGGAGAGCGGTTTGCGCCATGCCAGTGTCTGGTTACGATGGCAGAAGCGGGGGAAACGTTCCACTCCCGTTCGCAATAGAACACTAACGGCGCAGATAGTGTTATGAAAACAACCCATTGAGTGCATCAAGCTCGGCATCCGTGAGCAGTGCAGCGCCATTTCGTGTAGGGTAACGAAGATGACGCGCACTGCTGTTTTCCATCAGCGAGTTGAGCAGTTGGCGGCGTTGCTGCTCATTGAGCTTAGGGAGGATTTTCTGCAGTTGATGAAATTCGTGTTCACTCATCATGGTTGTCTTTTATGAATTTGGATGATTATTTTATTGATGATTCGTCAATAAATTGTCAGAAGATCGTCAAAAACATTGATTCACTGAGCATATCTGGATACGCCTCGCAAAGGGTATGGTTAAAGTGTGAGTTGTTTCATCTCGATATCGCATTAACCTGAGTAAAAAGGTCACGATGGTCGATTAAGGCGTATTAGCTTGCACAGTCTTAAGGTGTGTAATTTAAGCCACAATGTGTGCTTCGGGCCTTGACGTGCAAACTTAGGTAAACAAGCGCTGAATCGCGTCGCGCTCCGCCTCGGAAAGCAACGCACGAGCGGAGAGTCGGGTTGATGAGGTGTTACTGCGTAGTTGAGTAATTAAGGTCTGGCGTTGTTGCTTGCTCATTGAAGGTGATAACTGCTCAATGGTTTCAATCAGCTGCAAGAAGTCTTTGTCTTTCATCTCGTTTCCTCTCGATACGCCTGATTAAGTTCACCACGATGCTGGATAAATTGTATACGCCATCACGCGGGGATAAGTATCAGTTTTCTGTGTTAATTTGAGTCATTCTGTCAGTTTTTGTCATGTTAAGGTGTGCGATTTGCACGCTGTTCATTTTTGAGTATAAAGCAGGTAGTCTGAACAAAAACCGAACAGGAACTAGGTGGTGATGAGAATTGCAGTACTACGTCATGGCAGACCACAGTTAGATTTGGATGCAATAAAGAACACTCGTTATTCTGCGAGAGACTTTGGGTGCATCGTGGCCCAGTATGAAGATTCGCCATTGGCATTAGACTCTTTTGCCCCGAAAGCGGTGATGGAGAAGGCCAAGTCGTTTTCCATTATTGTTAGCAGTGATCTACTGCGAGGTATCGAATCAGCTCGTCAATTCACTGTAAACAACATCCACTTAGTGGATGCAAGATTTCGAGAAGCGGGTATGCCCTATTTCAACTTGAGATGGCCGAAGCTCACGTTGCTACAATGGTCTATTTTTTTCCGATTGTTCTGATTAGTAGGCTTTTCTCGTCGTGGTGAAGCACTCAAATGCACCAAGCAACGCGCTGAAGAAGGTGCTGATGTGTTGATCGACATGGTGAAGAACGAAGGTGATGTTCTACTGGTCGGACATGGTATTTTTAATCGCGTATTGGCCGGCGCATTGAAGCGACGTGGGTGGCACAGTGTAGGTAAGGTAGGGAAGGGATATTGGGAGTATGTTGAATATGAATATCGCGGGTAACGGTTAATGTCAAAGAACCTAGCACTGTTTGATTTTGATGGGACGATAACCCATGCCGACTGTTTCACCCGGTTTGTTTTTTTCGCTGCCACGCCTTGGCGTTTATTGCTAGGTGCACCATGCTTGATACTGGCGTTTTTGTTGTATAAAGCAGGTGTGTTACCCGCGTCAAAAACACGGCCGCTGGTGGCTTGGGTTCTATTCTGGCGACGCGAAGCAGTCGAGGTAATGGAGCTGGGCGCGCGCTTTGCGAACGAGGTGTTGCCTGCGGTTATCCGAGATGAGGCTAAGGAAAGATTGGATTGGCATCGCCAGCAAGGGGATCGCATTGTGGTGGTCTCGGCATCGTTGAACCCTTATCTATCCGTTTGGTGTCATCAACAAAGCGTGGAGTTGCTTTGCAGTGAGTTGGCTGTCAATGGTCAAAGGCTGACTGGGCGCTATGTGGATGGGGATTGTAGTTTAGTGAATAAAGTTAGGCGTATTCAGCAACATCTTGATCTAGAGGATTTTTCGACAGTGTATGCCTATGGCGATACGCACGAAGACTTTCCTATGTTGGCGCTTGCCGATCAAGGTTGGTATCAGTGGCAACGTCACAATTAAAGCAACGCTCTGCAGTACCAGAGCGTTGGAGTGGTGTAGGACTCAACGGGCTCGGGGTGCGATACGCGTTGAGCCTGTATGGCTGTCACTAGTGAATTTGGAATCGGGCAATTAACTCACAGTGGCTGTAATGATTGAAGTTTTCCACTTGTTTGGCGATCTGAGGATCGGGGTGGCGCTTCAAAAAGCTGACTAAAGCGGCCTTACAGCAGCCTAAAGAAGAGATGAACGCATCACACTTTTTGTTCGGGCATTGAGGCAGTAGGTTCAACACGTGTTCTGATGCCAGCTGTAAGTACTTCAATTCATCATCATGCTCACCGACCTTTCGCCAAAATGCAGCAAGGTTGTGGCAAGAAGCAATGCGAATGGTCAGAAGCATTTCAAGATCATCTTGTGCTTCCGCCGCCGCATTTAAAGCTTCAGCTTCAGATAAAGCCAGTTGATAATGCACTATTGAGAGCATCGGGCGTTGATTACGTTCCTCTTCTATCGCACGCATCGTGTGCGCTTCCCAGCGTGAGACGTCCATTTTAACTCCTTCGTTACGCTTTCTGAGTCGCGAGCAATACGGATTGGTAGTGCTCGCTGACCTGAGCCCAATCCACCACTTGCCACCACGCGTCAATATAGTCAGGACGGCGGTTTTGGTAGCTAAGGTAGTAGGCGTGTTCCCAAATATCCAATGCCAAGATTGGTTCACCCTGTACCTCAGCAACATCCATTAATGGGTTGTCTTGATTAATGGTAGACGTGATTTCCAATCGACCTTCAGTGACAATCAACCAGACAAAGCCAGAACCAAAGTGGGTTGCTGCTGCGTCTGAGAATGCCTGTTTAAATTGCTCGAAGCTGCCAAAATGGCGAGTAATCGCTTCGGCTAGAATTCCGCTGGGTTGGCCGCCACCTTGTGGAGACATGCAACGCCAAAACAAGTTGTGATTAAAGAAGCCACCACCATGGTTGCGAATCG
Proteins encoded in this region:
- a CDS encoding DUF2798 domain-containing protein yields the protein MKHRILFTVIMSGLLSLLMTLWVTYLNLGMVATFVSAWMNAFTKAWPAAFVVSFFLSPFAQQVTRWLLD
- a CDS encoding outer membrane protein transport protein; translated protein: MNKKRLFTPSLLALSVVGVMSQPVFAAGFQLNSQSATGLGRAFAGDAVIADNASVMSRNAAAMSLFDSKALSLGGIVLKTDIKVKGANYTNVLGQPSSLNDEEIGGTSVAPNLYFIAPINDQFTAGVSLYSNFGTKTEFSADYPANEFGGLTDLKSFNLGLSLAYRIDEQWSIGGGLDVIYGKGELKRSADLFAQHPQAGLISLPDTPLLDVDADGYALGFNLGVVYEHDEDNRFGFSYRYSPELEAEGKVQKINPATGGMTEFNKLVVPLPDMAEFSGYHKVADQFAVHYSVQWIGWKAFDKLETASGEHINTYEWQNGWHYSIGGTYYLNSSWTLRAGYMYDTSAQDEITSISVPDSDRNWFSAGFSYHLSEQSTFDFGATYLIGKDVAVKETSAIGTTISATTRANALLFGAQYSYTF
- a CDS encoding DUF3379 family protein, which translates into the protein MDELEFRRRVMADPNDLDAELKAAMQSPSHQAFTDEMQALDKEIAKALNDVEVPDGLVDRVLFHQTGHEKTQRTHVRYHVALAASVAFAFGIMLGQFNWTAALPDANANTLEQIALQHVNNESEFVAAIDENVTLAQVNAKLAPFGKQLNDLNVDGRVTYVNHCGFGETAAMHLVMKTSKGHEVTVFLVPQASPDMSSFEDDRHKGVVMPMENASLIVVGEKAQPLSPIVDNIRANLSQSI
- a CDS encoding sigma-70 family RNA polymerase sigma factor, whose translation is MGIAFFGKKSSSTPVNDDMNKQRRYEALVRAWHRDLYRYAYWLCKDQHIAEDLVQETCLRAWRSLDSLQDDAAAKSWLITILRRENARRFERKQLELVDIEDHAVADTNASSEGDAEQTQLQKMIMNLSPEYREPLVLQVMSGFSGDEIASILGLNRNTVMTRLFRARNQLKEQLEKQEAKGGIQNGRA
- the fadI gene encoding acetyl-CoA C-acyltransferase FadI, translated to MKHSRQALKTASGDRVAIVQGLRTPFARQSTAYTDVPAVDLGKMVVNELLQRHDIPAGLIDQVVFGQVIQMPEAPNIAREIVLGTQMDVATDAYSVTRACATSFQAVANVAESILSGTIECGIAGGADSSSVLPIGVSKKLAALLLQLSKARSLKQRLAVLSQIRPKDLAPAPPAVAEYSTGLSMGQTAEQMAKTHSISRHDQDALAHRSHQLAAQAWRDKLLDDEVMAAYVPPFNAPYLSDNNIRHDSELAQYAKLRPAFDRRHGSVTAANATPLTDGAAAVLLMREDKAKALGYKPLGYLRAYAFSAIGVEVDMLMGPSYATPIALDRAGVSLSDLTLIDMHEAFAAQTLANVKMFASKQFAQEKLGRAEAIGEIDMDKFNVLGGSIAYGHPFAATGARMITQTLNELRRRGGGLGLTTACAAGGLGAAMILEVEQ
- the fadJ gene encoding fatty acid oxidation complex subunit alpha FadJ, producing MSATEQANVFDWRLDDDGIAWICFDVPNEKMNTLQAEFVTEIEALLDDLGTSSPNGAVFYSGKPDNFIAGADIRMLDRCETAAQGQHIVESGQKIFDRIEALPYPVVAAIHGPCLGGGLELAMACHFRVCSDDDKTRLGLPEVQLGLLPGSGGTQRLPQLVGISTALDMLLTGKQLRAKKAKKVGLVDECVPQTILHTVAKQLATGAKRTKKRGFKERLLSGNPLGRSVVFDQARKSVLKKTRGNYPAPEAILEVVKEGLEHGYQAGLKAESRAFGELVVTPESRALRGIFFATTAMKKDPGAEAKPQAVERVAVLGGGLMGGGIAHVTAAKAKLPVRIKDIHPEGINNALGYHYKLLDKRRKKRILSRAEVQKLMHQVSGDLEYRGFKQANVVIEAVFEDLTLKQQMVADIEATMMEETIFASNTSSIPISDIAAKASRPENVIGLHYFSPVEKMPLAEIIPHQGTSAQTIATTVALAKKQGKTAIVVKDSAGFYVNRILAPYMNEAALMLLEGEPIEHLDEALVDFGMPVGPITLLDEVGIDIGAKISPILTEALGERFRSPPLFDTLLQDGRKGRKSNKGFYSYKGKKKSVDKSVYPLLSISPQSILNADDIAKRAVYMMLNEAARCFDEGVISSARDGDIGAIFGIGFPPFLGGPFHYMDNMGINEMVVELQVLANKYGERFAPCQCLVTMAEAGETFHSRSQ
- a CDS encoding HAD-IB family hydrolase, producing MSKNLALFDFDGTITHADCFTRFVFFAATPWRLLLGAPCLILAFLLYKAGVLPASKTRPLVAWVLFWRREAVEVMELGARFANEVLPAVIRDEAKERLDWHRQQGDRIVVVSASLNPYLSVWCHQQSVELLCSELAVNGQRLTGRYVDGDCSLVNKVRRIQQHLDLEDFSTVYAYGDTHEDFPMLALADQGWYQWQRHN
- a CDS encoding DUF2753 family protein, giving the protein MDVSRWEAHTMRAIEEERNQRPMLSIVHYQLALSEAEALNAAAEAQDDLEMLLTIRIASCHNLAAFWRKVGEHDDELKYLQLASEHVLNLLPQCPNKKCDAFISSLGCCKAALVSFLKRHPDPQIAKQVENFNHYSHCELIARFQIH
- a CDS encoding superoxide dismutase, whose protein sequence is MAYQFPELPYAYDALEPHIDAKTMEVHYSKHHRTYYDKFIAAITDTDINGESLHTLFEKVSTLPGAIRNHGGGFFNHNLFWRCMSPQGGGQPSGILAEAITRHFGSFEQFKQAFSDAAATHFGSGFVWLIVTEGRLEITSTINQDNPLMDVAEVQGEPILALDIWEHAYYLSYQNRRPDYIDAWWQVVDWAQVSEHYQSVLLATQKA